The genomic window CCGCGATGCGCGATCGTGTCGACGCGCCGATCGCACGCTTGCCGGAGAGGGCGTAGGAGACGGTCGAGATGGAGACGCCAGCCGCCTTCGCGACATCGCTGATCGTCACCATCCCGGTACCCCCCTTTGGACCCCTCGGCGTCGTCGGCGCCTCGATTTTCGAAGCGCTTCGATGACGTGGAAGCGAGAGTACGTCACGCCCCGGGCCGCGCGCAAGCCTTTTTGTTGGAAATAACGACAATTGGCCCGGCCAGGGTCGCGGTACCGTCGAGGTCATGACCCAGCACGCAGCGCACGGTGCCGGAGCGCCCGTCCCGGGCAGCATCCGATGAGCGGCGAGCCGCCGATCTGGGGCGGGGGCGCCGTCGACGGGCCCGGATGGTCGGCGCTCATGGCGTGGACGGGCCTCGTGCTCGGCGTCGGCGCCGTCATCTTCGCGTTCACCGCACCGTTGTGGGGCCGCCCGTTCGGCCTCGTGTGGATCGCCGGCTTCGGCGCACTCGCCGTCTGGTTCGGGGGCGTCGGATGGCTCCGGCTGCGCCGCCGCGGCGGAACCGCGCAGCGTGACCACGACGGACCGCACGACGGGGAAGCGAGCGACGCCGGCTCGCCGCTCGGCGCCGGCGCGGGCCTCGCCGGCGCCGTGCTCGGCGCCGTCGCGATCGCGCTCATGGCGTACGCCTGGGCGGCCTTCGTCGCGGCCGACGCCGGCGTCGAATGGCCGATGCCGCCGGCGTGGCATCCGCAGCCGGGAGAAGGTCCGCTCACTCCCCCGGGCGACGTGTCGATCTGAGGCGCCGCGGCTTCAGCCGAACGCCGCGACCACCCGCGCGACCGACCCGCCCAGGTTCCACTCGGTCGCCAGCGCCTCGAGGCGTTCGAGCCGCTCGCCCTCGACGGGCCGGATCGTCGCGTCGAATCCGCCGAGGTCGAGGTCGCGCGCGACCTCGACGACCTTGGGCGCGACGTCGAGGTAGTCGGCTGCCGCCGCGACCTTCGCCCGGATGCCGGCCGACATGCCGGGCGCACCCGACGCCGCCGCCTCGCGCACGCCGTCGAGGTCGACGAAGGTCTGCAGGAGCCCGGCCGCGGTCTTCTCCCCCACGCCGGCGACGCCGGGCAGCCCGTCGGAGGTGTCGCCGCGAAGCGCGGCGAAGTCGGCGTACTGCTGCGGCAGCACCCCGTACTTCTCGACGACGGAGCGGTCCGTGAGGACCTCGAGCTTGCTCATGCCCCGCGCGGTGTAGATCACGCGGATCCCGGCGTCGTCGTCGACGAGCTGGAAGAGGTCGCGGTCGCCGGTCACGACGTCGACCGGCACGGATGCCCCGGTCGCGAGCGTGCCGATGACGTCGTCGGCCTCGTGCTCGGCGGCCCCGACGATGGGCACGCCGATGAGTCCGAGCACCTCGCGGATGAGCGGCACCTGCTTGACCAGCCCAGGCGGCACCTCCTCGACGTCGGGTCCGCCGTCGACCGCGCGTTCGACGCGGTGGGCCTTGTAGCTCGGGATGAGCTCGACCCGCCAGGCCGGCCGCCAGTCGTCGTCCCAGCAGGCGACGACCTGCGTCGGCTCGAAGTCGGTGACGAGCTTCGTGATGATGTCGAGCAGTCCGCGCACGGCGTTGACCGGCGTGCCGTCGGCGCGACGGATCTTGTCGGGCACCCCGTAGAACGCACGGAAGTACAGCGAGGCGGTGTCGAGCAGCATCAGGCGATCGGGCATGGGGCGATCCTTCCACGCACGGCCGACGGCGTCGATCGGGCGGATGCCTCGGCCGACGCCCGCTGCACCCGTCGAGGCGGCGGGGCGAGGGCTACCGTTGGGTCATGGGGATCGCGACGACGTTCCGCGCGGCGAAGCGGCAGCCGCTGCTGCAGGTCGCGAAGGCCGCCGTCGCGACGATCGCGGCCTGGCTGATCGCGGGCTGGCTGATCCCGGGGCCGCTGCCCGTGTTCGCGGCGATCGCCGCGCTGCTCGTCGTGCAGCCGAGCGTGAACCAGTCGCTCGGCAAGGCGATCGAACGCAGCGTGGGCGTGATCCTCGGCGTGCTCGTGGCGACGGGCCTCTCGTTCGTGCTTGGGGACGCCTCGTGGGTCGTGCTCGTGGCGATCATGGTTGCTCTCGTCATCGCGTGGGCGCTCCGCATGACCGCGGGCACGGCGAACCAGGTCGCGATCAGCGCCATGCTCGTGCTCGCGCTCGGCGGCACGTCGCCGCAGTACGCGCTCGACCGGGTGCTCGAGACCCTCATCGGGGCGGTGATCGGCATCATCGTGAACGTGGTGATCGTGCCGCCCGTCGCGCTGCGCCCGGCCCGCGCCGACCTCTCCCTGCTCGGCGGCGAGCTGGCGGGCTCGCTCGAGCGGCTCGCGTCGGCGCTCGAGTCGCCGCAGGGCGCCCGCGAGATGCAGCAGACGATGATCGAGGCCCGGCTGCTGCGGCCGATGCGGGATGCCGCCGACGCATCGATCTCGGCGGCCGAGGAGTCGCTCATGCTGAACCCGCGACGCTCGGCGCACCGCGGTGAGCTGGCGGAGGATCGCGCACTGCTCGACCGGATCGGTCCGATCGTGACGCAGGTGATCGGCATGACCCGAGCCGTGGTCGACCACTACGACCCGTCGCTGGCCGATGAGCCGACCGTCGCCGCCATCGCCGAACAGCTCCGGCGGGCCGCCCACGACGTGCGGCTCGCCGTGCACCTGGCGGACGTCGATCCGCAACCGCCGACCTCCGTCGTCCCGGCACTGACATCGCCGCTCGTGCTCTCGACGCCGAAGTCGGGCAACTGGATCCTCATCGGATCGCTCATGGAGGATCTCCGCCGCATCCACGAGGAGCTGCTCGACGAGGCCGGCGCCAGCGATGGCGGCGGGAACGGTGACGCCGCCGCCGGCGGCGGTCGCTGAGCCCCGGCTACCCGAGCAGCTCGCGCACCGCGAGGCCCCACTCGAAGCCGCAGTCGCGGCAGTCGAAGATGGGCGCATCCGCGATGAATGCACCGAGGTCGACCTCGCCCTGCGAGACCTCCACCTCGAAGTCGAGCGGGCCGTAGACGATCGCACGGACCGTCTGGGAGCCGCAGCGGGGGCACGGGTCGTCGAGCACCTCGGGCGCGAAGCGCGCCTGCGGCTCGAGGTTCAGCTGCATCCGGTCGGTCATGGCTGACACGGTACGCGCGCCCGCCGACATCCCCCGGACCGGCACGCGTAACCGAACGTCCCGGGCGGACGATAGGGGCTTGACACCCTCCGACGGCCCGCTCAGGCTCGAATCACGGCGCGGGAGTCGAACCACCGCCGGAGGGGGAGCCATGCACGCGACGTTCGGCGTCGAAGAGGAGTTCATCTTCCTCGATCCGCAGAGCCTTCGCGGTGCCGACATCGCCGAGGCGTTCTACGACCGGCTCGCGACGGATCCGACGTGGGCGCCGTACACGCATCGCGAGTTCCTCGCCTCCCAGATCGAGCACGCGTCACCCGTGTTCGACACGCTCGCCGGGGCGCTGCCGGTGCTGGCGGGGTTCCGCCGGCTCGTCGCCGAGGAGGCCGAGCGCGCCGGCGTGATCGCGGCGAGCGTCGGCACCTCCCCCGACGCCCTGCCGTTCCCGGCCATCACCCACAACGACCGCTACCAGCGCATCGTCCGCGACATGGCCGGTCTCATCGCCGACCACCAGATGAGCGGCCTGCACGTGCACGTCGGCATCCCCGACCGCGACGCCGGGATCCTCGCGATGAACACCGTGCGGCCGTGGCTGCCGCTGCTCACCGCGATCACCGGCAATTCGCCGTTCTGGCGCGGGTACGACACCGGGTACGAGAGCTGGCGCACCGTGCAGTTGCGCCGCTGGCCGACCGCCGGGTCGCCGCCGCGGTTCCGCAGCGCGAAGGAGTACGACCGGAGGATCCGCAGCCTGATCGGCCTGGGCGGCATGACCGACCTCGCCCTCATCGCGTGGAACGTGCGTCTCTCCGAGCACCTGCCGACGATCGAGTTCCGCATGGGCGACGCGCAGTTGAGTGCCGAGGACACCCTGCTGGTCGCGGCACTGTGCCGCGGCATCGTGAACCACGCGATCGAGACCGGCGGACGAGACCTGGACCGGACCGACATCCAGCCCGAGCTGCTGTCGGCCGCCGTGATGCACTCGGCCCACGTCGGCATGCGCGCGCAGTTGTACGACCCCGTGCTCCGCGAGCTGGCCGACGCGAGGAGCGTGCTCGACCGGTTCGTCGCGCTCATCGGCCCGCAGCTCGACGCGGAGGGCGACACCGGGGTCGCCGCCGAACTGCTCGCGCGGCTGACCCAGCTCGGCACCGGGGCGGCGCGCCAGCGGCGCGCCTTCCAGCGGGGCGGGCTGGAAGGCCTCGGGTCGCTGCTCGCCGGTGCGATCGACAGCAGCCCGACGGAATGGGCGGCATGACCGAGGCGCCGAGCGGATCGGGTCCGGCCGCCGAGTCCACCGGGGCCGCTGCTCACCGGTCCGGGACCAGGTCCGATCTGGTTCGGCAGCTCGTCGTCGTCGTGGCGGCCGTCGTCGCGATCGCGGGCGCATTCCTCGGGTC from Agromyces sp. LHK192 includes these protein-coding regions:
- a CDS encoding aromatic acid exporter family protein; translated protein: MGIATTFRAAKRQPLLQVAKAAVATIAAWLIAGWLIPGPLPVFAAIAALLVVQPSVNQSLGKAIERSVGVILGVLVATGLSFVLGDASWVVLVAIMVALVIAWALRMTAGTANQVAISAMLVLALGGTSPQYALDRVLETLIGAVIGIIVNVVIVPPVALRPARADLSLLGGELAGSLERLASALESPQGAREMQQTMIEARLLRPMRDAADASISAAEESLMLNPRRSAHRGELAEDRALLDRIGPIVTQVIGMTRAVVDHYDPSLADEPTVAAIAEQLRRAAHDVRLAVHLADVDPQPPTSVVPALTSPLVLSTPKSGNWILIGSLMEDLRRIHEELLDEAGASDGGGNGDAAAGGGR
- a CDS encoding YbdK family carboxylate-amine ligase: MHATFGVEEEFIFLDPQSLRGADIAEAFYDRLATDPTWAPYTHREFLASQIEHASPVFDTLAGALPVLAGFRRLVAEEAERAGVIAASVGTSPDALPFPAITHNDRYQRIVRDMAGLIADHQMSGLHVHVGIPDRDAGILAMNTVRPWLPLLTAITGNSPFWRGYDTGYESWRTVQLRRWPTAGSPPRFRSAKEYDRRIRSLIGLGGMTDLALIAWNVRLSEHLPTIEFRMGDAQLSAEDTLLVAALCRGIVNHAIETGGRDLDRTDIQPELLSAAVMHSAHVGMRAQLYDPVLRELADARSVLDRFVALIGPQLDAEGDTGVAAELLARLTQLGTGAARQRRAFQRGGLEGLGSLLAGAIDSSPTEWAA
- a CDS encoding 5'-3' exonuclease; amino-acid sequence: MPDRLMLLDTASLYFRAFYGVPDKIRRADGTPVNAVRGLLDIITKLVTDFEPTQVVACWDDDWRPAWRVELIPSYKAHRVERAVDGGPDVEEVPPGLVKQVPLIREVLGLIGVPIVGAAEHEADDVIGTLATGASVPVDVVTGDRDLFQLVDDDAGIRVIYTARGMSKLEVLTDRSVVEKYGVLPQQYADFAALRGDTSDGLPGVAGVGEKTAAGLLQTFVDLDGVREAAASGAPGMSAGIRAKVAAAADYLDVAPKVVEVARDLDLGGFDATIRPVEGERLERLEALATEWNLGGSVARVVAAFG